From Variimorphobacter saccharofermentans, one genomic window encodes:
- a CDS encoding Ig-like domain-containing protein: MRRIRNGLLIVAITILIPVFLSEVPSASAAMKYGAMVTITEKGQVLDSITYNGVTVDAVYTYESYPSNDPVYCCAAFVKKFYSKVYGISVYNLSSTKSTPLVYYSKGNFSVTTEPKVGDIIRDNKSTHWAIVKAVNGTTISVIQQSYKTGATAFINCTIDLSDTRYTYFTYSNRVENSTATESPALLQDAQGSAEIQNTASLAETTVAPANPDTVTQTTGSNSSGSNTTGVNAISPDVGAELQSLIPQVTVTKKTLYTGYKSYTLKFTGISDTAQLSFSTSNPKVAEVNSKGKITPVNEGIAFITVKISQGGDTYQYNVTINVKKPYLKLTNSSKKLSIGDIVSFSAKTYGLSGEIVWNTSNQKIASVDSKTGEVTGIKKGTVTITATCNGVSVKKKVSVE; encoded by the coding sequence ATGCGAAGAATAAGAAACGGATTACTAATAGTTGCTATAACAATTCTGATCCCGGTATTTTTATCCGAGGTACCGTCAGCGAGTGCGGCTATGAAGTATGGTGCGATGGTTACCATTACGGAAAAGGGTCAGGTTCTCGATTCTATTACATATAATGGTGTAACAGTAGATGCAGTATATACCTATGAGAGCTATCCAAGTAACGATCCAGTATATTGCTGTGCTGCTTTTGTAAAGAAGTTCTATTCAAAGGTATATGGTATTTCGGTTTATAATCTGAGTTCCACAAAGAGTACCCCTTTGGTTTACTATTCTAAAGGAAACTTTTCAGTTACTACGGAGCCTAAGGTAGGAGATATTATTCGGGATAACAAAAGCACACATTGGGCAATCGTTAAGGCTGTTAATGGAACTACAATCTCAGTGATACAGCAAAGCTATAAGACGGGGGCCACTGCTTTTATAAATTGCACCATTGATCTCAGTGATACAAGATATACCTACTTTACATATAGCAATCGAGTTGAAAATTCTACAGCTACTGAGAGTCCAGCCTTATTACAAGATGCTCAGGGAAGTGCTGAGATACAGAATACTGCATCTCTGGCTGAAACTACGGTTGCTCCAGCTAATCCTGATACGGTTACCCAAACCACAGGAAGTAATAGTTCGGGCTCTAATACTACTGGGGTGAATGCAATTTCTCCAGACGTAGGAGCGGAACTACAAAGCCTGATTCCGCAGGTAACAGTTACGAAGAAGACTCTTTACACGGGTTACAAGAGCTATACACTAAAATTTACCGGAATATCGGATACAGCACAATTATCCTTTTCCACTAGCAATCCAAAGGTGGCTGAAGTCAACAGTAAGGGTAAGATTACACCGGTTAACGAAGGAATCGCATTTATTACAGTTAAGATTAGTCAGGGAGGAGACACCTACCAGTATAATGTGACGATCAATGTTAAGAAGCCTTATTTAAAGCTTACTAATTCCAGCAAAAAGCTTTCTATTGGCGATATCGTTTCTTTCAGTGCTAAAACCTATGGGTTGAGTGGAGAGATTGTATGGAATACTTCCAATCAAAAAATCGCAAGCGTTGATAGTAAGACAGGAGAAGTAACAGGAATCAAGAAGGGGACCGTCACCATAACAGCTACTTGTAATGGGGTGTCAGTGAAGAAAAAGGTAAGTGTAGAGTAG
- a CDS encoding TetR/AcrR family transcriptional regulator yields the protein MSLYKEQREQIKKLIIDRSISLFNEKGYENVTVEDITKSVGIAKGTFYNFFSSKAVILLLWFEMKFQQINIDQTNNSERSVEENLQFFIKILLSTVKDEQSLFVSMLEEYIKLHYDESEKDKLDFKVILHRVIKDSKDYANIGVNCTELKMKVLSRSMFLEMLNWFYFMKTLDGLEEQLMKVIKICLYGLLQTIDNE from the coding sequence ATGTCATTATACAAGGAACAGAGAGAACAGATTAAAAAGCTAATTATTGATAGATCAATATCATTATTTAATGAAAAGGGATATGAGAATGTAACTGTAGAGGATATTACGAAATCAGTGGGGATAGCGAAGGGAACATTCTACAATTTCTTCTCATCAAAAGCAGTCATTCTTCTGCTGTGGTTCGAAATGAAGTTCCAGCAAATAAATATCGATCAAACGAATAATAGTGAAAGAAGTGTGGAAGAAAACCTTCAATTTTTTATTAAGATACTGTTATCAACAGTGAAAGATGAGCAGAGCTTATTTGTCAGCATGTTAGAAGAATATATAAAACTGCACTATGATGAATCGGAGAAGGATAAGCTGGATTTTAAGGTAATCCTTCACAGAGTGATAAAAGACTCGAAGGATTATGCAAATATTGGAGTTAATTGTACGGAGTTAAAAATGAAGGTATTGAGCAGATCGATGTTCTTGGAAATGCTAAACTGGTTTTACTTTATGAAGACACTGGATGGCCTAGAGGAACAGTTAATGAAGGTTATAAAGATCTGCTTATATGGTCTACTGCAAACTATAGATAATGAATAA
- a CDS encoding YbhB/YbcL family Raf kinase inhibitor-like protein: MIYILCGISIFTVLSLTILYYFSFARVEYDYEINLNVSSDSFENYGFIPERYTGRGEDISPSLKIDKVIAEAKSIAIIMDDPDTPIGTFTHWVVWNIPANISYIPEGLPKEKSIALLGDACQGKNGYLTTGYRGPKPPRGTGAHLYRFKVYVLDTELKLKSSAGKNQLQRAMDGHVLQYGILTGRFGCK, from the coding sequence ATGATATACATACTATGTGGAATAAGCATATTCACTGTTTTATCTTTAACTATATTATATTATTTTTCGTTCGCGAGAGTAGAGTATGACTATGAAATAAATCTGAATGTATCAAGTGATTCGTTTGAAAATTACGGTTTTATTCCCGAACGCTATACGGGAAGGGGAGAAGATATATCGCCCTCACTGAAGATTGATAAGGTTATTGCAGAAGCGAAAAGCATTGCTATCATAATGGATGATCCCGATACCCCGATTGGGACCTTCACTCACTGGGTAGTCTGGAATATTCCTGCTAATATAAGTTATATACCGGAAGGATTACCAAAAGAAAAATCAATCGCTCTTCTTGGTGATGCATGTCAGGGTAAAAATGGCTATCTTACTACAGGATACCGGGGACCTAAACCTCCTAGAGGAACTGGTGCCCATTTATATAGATTCAAGGTATATGTTTTAGATACGGAGCTAAAATTGAAGAGCAGCGCCGGTAAAAACCAATTGCAGAGAGCTATGGATGGTCATGTACTTCAATATGGAATATTGACAGGAAGATTCGGATGTAAATAA
- a CDS encoding EFR1 family ferrodoxin (N-terminal region resembles flavodoxins. C-terminal ferrodoxin region binds two 4Fe-4S clusters.), translated as MITKIFYYSGTGNSLSVARKIAVGLETAELVSIPKVINEDINTEADAVGFVFPVYGWGLPQIVKDFIDRLSLSQVQYIFAVVTCAGTQGGTLIQLKKILQSKKCDLHAGFSVKENSYSPMKQVPIEKFVIWLNRKSRPLPIEDRLPEILSTIKQRHLHEPEIGSSFAAWLGTTILHDSVLQELRKYGKDFYVDNKCNHCGTCVKVCPRKNIQKENDSIIWKGNCELCFACLNWCPQKAIWLKDELLPQRRSHHPEIKISDIINE; from the coding sequence ATGATTACAAAAATATTTTATTATTCAGGAACGGGGAATTCATTATCTGTTGCCCGCAAAATTGCTGTTGGATTAGAAACGGCAGAGCTGGTATCCATACCCAAGGTAATAAATGAAGATATTAATACGGAAGCGGATGCAGTTGGTTTTGTATTCCCTGTGTATGGTTGGGGATTACCACAGATTGTCAAGGATTTTATTGACCGTCTCAGCTTATCTCAGGTCCAGTACATATTTGCAGTAGTTACCTGTGCCGGAACACAAGGTGGTACTCTGATACAGCTTAAAAAAATACTTCAAAGTAAGAAATGCGATTTACATGCTGGCTTTTCTGTTAAGGAAAATAGTTACTCGCCAATGAAGCAGGTCCCCATAGAAAAATTTGTAATATGGTTGAACCGGAAATCCAGACCACTTCCGATTGAAGACCGTTTACCTGAAATTCTCTCAACCATTAAGCAGAGGCATTTGCATGAACCTGAGATCGGATCATCCTTTGCAGCATGGCTGGGGACAACAATCTTACATGATTCGGTCTTACAGGAGTTAAGAAAATACGGAAAAGACTTTTATGTTGATAATAAGTGTAACCATTGTGGAACATGCGTAAAAGTCTGTCCACGAAAAAATATTCAAAAGGAGAATGACAGCATAATCTGGAAGGGTAATTGTGAGCTTTGCTTTGCCTGCCTCAATTGGTGTCCCCAAAAAGCCATCTGGCTAAAGGATGAACTGCTGCCTCAAAGACGATCTCATCATCCGGAGATAAAAATATCGGATATTATCAATGAATGA